From the genome of Mycobacterium sp. 050128, one region includes:
- the tpx gene encoding thiol peroxidase, producing MAQITLRGNAINTVGELPAVGSKAPAFNLTGADLGVVSSDQFSGKSVLLNIFPSVDTPVCATSVRKFNERAAGGGATVVNVSKDLPFAQKRFCGAEGIENVTTASAFRDSFGEDYGITIADGPMAGLLGRAVVVIGADGNVAYAQLVPEIAEEPDYDAALAALGA from the coding sequence ATGGCACAGATAACCCTGCGAGGAAACGCGATCAACACTGTCGGCGAGCTTCCTGCCGTCGGATCCAAAGCTCCCGCCTTCAATTTAACCGGCGCCGATCTGGGTGTGGTCAGCAGCGACCAGTTCAGCGGTAAGTCCGTGCTGCTGAACATCTTTCCGTCGGTCGACACCCCGGTGTGTGCGACCAGCGTGCGGAAATTCAACGAGCGTGCCGCCGGCGGCGGTGCAACCGTGGTGAACGTGTCCAAGGATCTGCCGTTCGCGCAGAAGCGGTTCTGCGGCGCAGAAGGCATCGAGAACGTCACCACGGCCTCGGCGTTCCGCGACAGCTTCGGCGAGGACTACGGCATCACGATCGCCGACGGTCCGATGGCCGGGCTGCTCGGCCGGGCCGTCGTGGTGATCGGCGCCGACGGCAACGTTGCCTACGCACAACTGGTGCCCGAGATCGCCGAGGAGCCCGATTACGACGCGGCACTGGCAGCGCTGGGCGCCTAG